The DNA region acagtactaggtagtttaacagtaaagcactgtatCATAGTCTATAAGTTTTGCTGGTAATATCCTAATGTGTAAATTAACTAGTAGCTTTAGCAGTcaaatacatgtagtggagtaaaaagtgcaatatttccctctgaaatgcgGGGGTGGAGTATAAAGTGTAAAGTATTATACAattaaaatactcaagtacaagtagcTCCAAACTGTACGTAAGCACACAGctttagtaaatgtacttagttacattccaccacttcTTATCAAAATGTGACACCAAATTTgttttggaaaatatttttcattttgttgtatTCCCCTAATTATTTGCTGTTCGGTGTAAATGCTCATCTTTTCTTCTCCAGATCAAAATCATGGCGTCGGTGACTCCAGACTATGATGACAGTACAGGAGCAGATTACCCAGGAGATGAAGAGCCCTGTGACCTCGACCCTAACCCCGTGGAGGTCATCACCCAAACGTACATCCACTCCTTCATCTGTGCCTTTGGCCTGATCGGCAACGCTCTCGTAATCGCCACCTACATATTCTACAAGAGAACCAAGACAATGACAGACGTCTATCTCTACAATGTGGCTGTGGCAGACCTGATCTTTGTGGTCGCTCTGCCATTTATCATATACAACGAGCAGCACAGTTGGTTAATGGGTCCTGTGGCTTGCAAGGTGCTGAGGTCAGCCTATAGTATCAACCTCTACAGTGGCATGCTCCTGCTTGCTTGCATTAGTGGCGACCGTTACGTCGCTATAGTTCAGGCTAGAAGATCCTTCGGCGCTCGCTCGCACACTCTGATCTACAGCCGCCTTATCTGCTCAGCTGTCTGGGTGTCTGCAGTGGCTTTAACTCTGCCCACGCTCCTCTACACGGAGCGCTTTGAAGAGCCAAATCTGGGGGCTCAGACTGTCACTTTGATGTGTCAGCTGTCTTTCAGTAAGAATGAAACCGCAAAGCTAATGAAGGTGGTGGTTCCCAGCCTTCAAATGGCCATTGGCTTCCTGCTACCTCTGCTGGTGATGGTGTTCTGCTACTCCAGCATCGTGTGCACCTTGCTGAGAGCAAAGAGCAGCCAGAGGCACAAGGCCATCCGTGTGGTTTTGGCCGTTGTTGTGGTTTTCATAGTGTGCCACCTTCCCTACAATGTCTCTCTGCTGAACCACACTCTGTCTCTTTTTAAGGAGAGGAGTTGTGAAGCAGAAAAGATTAAACTCCAAGTTCTGGCCATTTCCAGGAGCATAGCCTACCTCCACTGTTGTCTCAACCCCATCCTCTATGCCTTCATTGGGGTGAAGTTCAGGAGCCACTTCCAGCAAATAATGCGTGACTTATGGTGCTTTAGCAAAATGTACATCTACAATGCTCGCTCATCACGGGTGACGTCCGATATTTGCGCCTCAGGCCGCATGTCTTCAGATGGCTCCAACAATATGACATCATTCAGTGCATGACTCTGCAGTGGTGCAAACCCTTTAAGGGGATCATTAGAAATGCCAAAGATCAAGCAGCCTCTCATCTTTCCCAAGATGTTACTTTGCTGTAGCTGTACAGAAGAAGCATCTGTGCAAAATGTGcttaaataaaacatgtactgtatttgtAATCTACTGAACTCTCAGCAAACATTTGCATGTTACCTTCAGTAGAGtgttacaggaatgagtcctaaaaccaagaagtgagttagcattttagcacttcctgttccctcgtctggaagtcagtggatTTTTagttaaaatacattaaaaaatacattaataaacatccCACTCGTGAAGCTTTAACCTGTCTTAAAAATGGCGGTTGttaacaaaaatgataaaaagcggtgttcatttgtggacattatcttactgaactaatcataaatgtttgtttgccacagagtttattttctgcaataatccaaaatccaatagAAAAATACTATTAGCTTTTTGGGAACCAGTGCAATGCTAACTTCTGCGTTGGCTCACAAacatacatcatccctgcagcactctatataatatactataatattgtAGAGGTCTTATTTTTCCAAAGTGTTCTAAAAAGCACAGATTAGACAGTTAGTCACTTTCTACATGAATGCAATTTGTTTtaagtattgcacttccataaagtagATGGGATGCCTCAGagacaaatttaaaaaaggtcaaaatcaAAGCAACAGAGactgagatatcctgacttttaatTTGTAATAAGGGTCAAAGTCCAAAAGATGCCGAATCCCACATTTTTCATAATGCAACCACTAGCATAAGACATGCTCTGTCTTTCAAACTCCGTGCTCTAAGTTTGTAACACAGGCTTTCTGTTCAGAATTTGTCTCAAAATCCATGCAGAGATAAACCCCCCAAAATCTATCTGTTTTCACAGACTGATTAAGCTGATAGTCgtgtaaaaatagaaaaactgCTCAATTAGTGTAACTGTAACTGTTGATCACATGATCACAGGTGAAATTAATAACACAAGGGCTCCATTTTTTGTAAAGCTGCATTCCAGACAACTTGGAACTCAAAAATTTCCGACCTCCTACTAGAAGAAATACAATGGAACGCCAATCATAGTCGGAGTTCCTGCTTGTGAACTCCAGGCAAATCCATCTATCTGACTTCAAAAAGAAGCAATTGTCAAACGTCACACAACGCTGTACACGGTAAACCATCAACTAAAAGGCAATGTAAAGTACTTTTACCtgtatttaattataattataaataccATCATTTAGTAAAACCTGTTCTGCCTGTAAATTGATGTCTAAATATGTCGCTATGTTATTAGGTAGCTGGTTACGGCGAACAATCTGAAAGTTATCTTCTCTGCACAAAAGTTATTcggtaaaacattaaaaatgccAGAACAACGTGGAGGCTGCACTGCTGGAGAGTTCAATTGTGTGTACACAAGAAACATCAGTTTGTCACGGTCAGCCATGGTTTTTGTTTGGCGTTGTGCACCTGGAACACTTGGAGATGGAAGTTGGAAATTTGAACTGAGAAAATTCTGACCTCCGAGTTGTCTGGAACACAGACAACTCGGACAATGAAGAGTCCCAGCACCTACTGTAAATGGAAAAGAGCCATCatttatgttattaattacacgtGTGCTATTTAtcctatgacaagtcaaaatgactGCTGTGAGAAACATCTATACAATGGTTTTACATGATTTTATGATTAAGGCATAAGCATATAAGAATATCTACTGAATGTTGAGGTAAAAACATACATCTTATGTCAATATCTTCATTTTCAAGTACTCAGATGGACATATAAAATCCACTGCCATTTTGATGCACTTCTTGAGGCACATGAAATTACAATTCAGttacaattgttttttttttatttatattatacacCTAAAATttgcatatattatatatgaatgGTTtcttgatataaaaaaaaaaatgtaaatacaaaaaGTAAATTTCTCTGCTGATGACATTATCCTGTTTACATCTGGTAACTAGCAAGCCCTGTTCCACTTGCATTTGATTCAGTTCAGAAATATCTGAGTGATTGTTAGTGCACAGAAAATTTAATAGATTTCTACGCAAACACCTAGATATATTTGCTCATTATGTGTTATCCTTAAAACCTCATCTGAAACCAATTTCAAAGAAGTTGAAaggcttttttctcttttttttaagtctgcCCTTGTGTATCCTGTGTATTCCCTCCTTCAGACACCACTGCTGTACATTTACTAGTCTGCAAAAAGTTCATTTCTCTGTGATTAGTATGAACAAGATGAAATAAGAGGGGATGAaatttttatttacaaaacacTGTCTATAGAATAAACCCAACAACATCTTATATGCATGTTAAATCACAGGACTGGTTGACTTGGATGTTCTGTGCATGGAAACCAGATCATGACGAGTGCTTTTGTTGCTATTGTTAAAAATATAACTGGAGGCACTGATCTATGATTGAGACACATTTGGaagttttattgttatatagGCTACTTTGTTACCATAACAACAACTTCTTGTTTTCTTGTATTCCTATGTATGTTTTCTAGaaccatatacagtacatacttaATTTTGTTATAccgttttttatgttttctgtatCTGATTGTATGCTTCTGTCACATTGCCTGATTAAACACGGTCtctgaaaatgtgcattttCTTTAACAGTTAATCCGAAaattaatctctataaacagatacCCAAACCAAAATCTTGCCCCGTAGCCTAACTatgcagaatctgtaggcaagATGTAGGTATTTTGACCAATCAtgtttgagcaggctttggttgaatgcaggtaaacagtctgtgtAAAAGACAGGAAGCACTGGCCGAATTGCAATCTTTGAACAATTTACCTGTTTATTagtttaaaatgagcttgtaaacTGTCTCAGGCTAAACAGTCTTGCATCTCAAGTTTCTAaccggactgtaaacaatgaacaAACAGCACACGGATGAGGAAGTCTTGGCATGGATATCTGCTGACTACACCGTAATTATGTCAACGGGAAATATTGGTTGTTGCCGCCAGGCTAATTTACGAATCATA from Sebastes umbrosus isolate fSebUmb1 chromosome 16, fSebUmb1.pri, whole genome shotgun sequence includes:
- the ccr6b gene encoding C-C chemokine receptor type 6, with protein sequence MASVTPDYDDSTGADYPGDEEPCDLDPNPVEVITQTYIHSFICAFGLIGNALVIATYIFYKRTKTMTDVYLYNVAVADLIFVVALPFIIYNEQHSWLMGPVACKVLRSAYSINLYSGMLLLACISGDRYVAIVQARRSFGARSHTLIYSRLICSAVWVSAVALTLPTLLYTERFEEPNLGAQTVTLMCQLSFSKNETAKLMKVVVPSLQMAIGFLLPLLVMVFCYSSIVCTLLRAKSSQRHKAIRVVLAVVVVFIVCHLPYNVSLLNHTLSLFKERSCEAEKIKLQVLAISRSIAYLHCCLNPILYAFIGVKFRSHFQQIMRDLWCFSKMYIYNARSSRVTSDICASGRMSSDGSNNMTSFSA